From the genome of Sander lucioperca isolate FBNREF2018 chromosome 1, SLUC_FBN_1.2, whole genome shotgun sequence, one region includes:
- the LOC118494724 gene encoding putative nuclease HARBI1: MPLPTVHRVVHRMVDEVVAVLPQFVRFPRTQEELQVVGDGFARLAHHRAFSKAAGAVDGCHIRIKCPGGPDGHDYNNRKLFPSVVLQAVCDHQGRFMDIFVGYPGSMHDARILKNSPIYTRGTYPPPGYFLLADGGYPCLQEPLALITPYKRPVRGMAEQRFNYHHSLSVPLE; this comes from the coding sequence ATGCCTCTACCCACCGTCCACAGAGTGGTCCACAGGATGGTGGATGAGGTGGTGGCTGTGCTGCCTCAATTTGTTCGCTTCCCCCGCACACAGGAGGAGCTCCAGGTGGTCGGGGATGGCTTTGCCCGGTTGGCTCATCACCGAGCATTTAGTAAGGCAGCAGGGGCAGTAGATGGCTGCCACATCCGAATTAAATGTCCCGGCGGCCCTGATGGTCACGACTATAACAACAGGAAACTCTTCCCGTCCGTGGTGCTCCAGGCTGTCTGTGACCATCAGGGCCGCTTTATGGACATCTTTGTGGGTTACCCAGGAAGCATGCATGATGCACGCATCCTGAAGAACAGCCCCATCTACACTAGGGGGACTTACCCTCCACCTGGGTATTTCCTCCTAGCTGATGGTGGCTACCCATGTCTACAGGAACCCCTGGCCCTTATCACACCATATAAGAGGCCAGTGAGAGGCATGGCAGAGCAACGGTTTAATTACCATCATTCATTGAGCGTGCCTTTGGAATGA